The Polaribacter tangerinus genome has a segment encoding these proteins:
- the uvrC gene encoding excinuclease ABC subunit UvrC produces MSASLELQLQTLPSTPGVYQFFDKNEVIIYVGKAKNLKKRVSSYFTKNHDSGKTRVLVKNIANIKHIVVNTETDALLLENNLIKKHRPRYNVLLKDDKTYPWLCIKNERFPRVFMTRRVVKDGSEYFGPYTSLKTVKILLSLIKELYPLRTCNFDLSHQNINEGKYKVCLEYHLKNCKGACENLETEAHYNNSIKAIRNIIKGNFKESLDKFQEMMHTYAQNMEFEEAQKIKEKLDLLSNYQSKSTIVNPAINNVDVFSIISDETHAYANFLKISNGAIIQSHTTDIKKKLDETDKELLALFIVEIRQRFNSISPEIYVPFKVNIGENIKVTVPVLGDKKRIVELSERNARYYKVEQLKQVQIVDPERHVKRIMAQMKKDLRLSVEPRHIECFDNSNIQGTNPVAACVVFRDGKPSKKEYRHFNIKTVVGPDDFGSMEEVVFRRYKRLLEEKMPLPQLIIVDGGKGQLSSGLKALERLGLRGKIAIIGIAKRLEEIYYPGDPVPLYLDKKSETLKITQYLRNEAHRFGITFHRNKRSKSAIKSELEQIPDVGKQTITTLLRTFKSAKRVKEATLEELKASIGHSRALKIYAFYHPKKQE; encoded by the coding sequence ATGTCTGCATCTTTAGAACTTCAGTTACAAACCTTACCAAGCACGCCAGGTGTGTATCAGTTTTTTGATAAAAATGAAGTAATTATTTATGTAGGAAAAGCTAAAAACTTAAAAAAAAGGGTTAGTTCTTATTTTACTAAAAATCACGATAGTGGAAAAACTAGAGTATTAGTAAAAAATATAGCAAATATTAAGCACATTGTTGTAAACACCGAAACTGATGCTTTATTATTAGAAAACAATCTCATAAAAAAACACCGTCCGCGATACAATGTTTTATTAAAAGATGATAAAACCTATCCTTGGTTGTGTATAAAAAACGAACGCTTTCCTAGAGTTTTTATGACGCGTAGAGTTGTAAAAGATGGCTCTGAATATTTTGGTCCTTATACCTCTTTAAAAACAGTAAAAATTTTATTAAGTCTTATAAAAGAATTATACCCACTTCGAACTTGCAATTTCGACTTAAGTCATCAAAATATTAATGAAGGTAAATACAAAGTATGTTTAGAGTATCATTTAAAAAACTGTAAGGGAGCTTGCGAAAACTTAGAAACAGAAGCTCATTATAACAACTCTATTAAGGCAATTCGAAATATTATAAAAGGTAATTTTAAAGAAAGTTTAGACAAGTTTCAGGAAATGATGCATACATATGCTCAAAACATGGAGTTTGAAGAGGCACAAAAAATTAAAGAAAAACTAGATTTATTAAGTAACTATCAATCGAAATCTACCATTGTAAATCCAGCAATTAATAATGTTGATGTTTTTTCAATAATTTCAGATGAAACTCATGCATATGCTAATTTTTTAAAAATATCTAACGGAGCAATTATTCAGTCTCATACTACAGATATTAAGAAAAAATTAGATGAGACCGACAAAGAGCTTTTGGCACTTTTTATAGTTGAAATTAGACAACGTTTTAACTCTATTTCTCCTGAAATATATGTTCCATTTAAGGTAAATATTGGAGAAAACATAAAAGTAACTGTTCCTGTTTTGGGCGATAAAAAACGAATTGTAGAACTTTCGGAAAGAAATGCACGTTATTATAAAGTAGAACAATTAAAACAAGTACAAATTGTAGATCCAGAAAGGCACGTAAAGCGTATAATGGCTCAGATGAAAAAAGATTTACGTTTATCTGTAGAGCCCAGACATATTGAGTGTTTTGATAACTCAAACATACAAGGTACTAACCCAGTTGCTGCTTGTGTAGTTTTTAGAGATGGAAAGCCAAGCAAAAAAGAATACCGACATTTTAATATAAAAACTGTAGTTGGTCCAGATGATTTTGGCTCTATGGAAGAGGTTGTTTTTAGAAGATATAAACGTTTGTTAGAAGAAAAAATGCCATTACCACAACTTATAATTGTTGATGGTGGAAAAGGACAATTATCTTCTGGGTTGAAAGCTTTAGAAAGACTAGGCTTGCGAGGTAAAATTGCTATTATTGGTATAGCAAAGCGTTTAGAGGAGATTTATTATCCAGGAGATCCAGTGCCGTTATATTTAGATAAAAAGTCTGAGACACTTAAAATTACTCAATATTTAAGAAATGAAGCGCACAGATTTGGTATTACTTTTCATAGAAATAAAAGAAGTAAAAGTGCTATTAAGTCGGAGTTAGAGCAAATACCTGATGTTGGTAAACAAACTATTACAACTTTATTACGTACTTTTAAATCTGCAAAGCGAGTAAAAGAAGCTACTTTAGAGGAGTTAAAAGCAAGTATTGGTCATTCAAGAGCACTTAAAATTTACGCTTTTTATCACCCAAAAAAGCAAGAATAA
- a CDS encoding patatin-like phospholipase family protein, with product MKLKCVIFLLLFALSVSSQEKQPKVGLVLSGGGAKGFAHVGVLKEIDKAGLQIDYIGGTSMGAIIGALYAVGYSGEQIEQIVKETDFMAVLRDVLPRNSETFFEKEYGEKTVITFPVKNGKIGLPKGISKGQNVLNLLLELFYDINNPQDFSKLPIPFFCIATDVENGAPVILEKGSLPLALRASGSIPSLLNPIEIDGKLLIDGGLANNFPVSILKEKGIDIVIGVDVEGKLFKKEKINSIVSLLNQVVSYKMYQKTDQERKKIDVYIQPEISNYGMVDFNDKAKILTIGEEKAKEYSVIFREIATKQANKKEKIKRAFHAEKLLISDIEIVGANNYTRAYILGKLNLKEGDSLSRQDITKKIYLLSATRNYNRITYHLEENKKGGYRLDFNIRESNERANLKLGVHYDELYKTSAIATFNKKNLISNNDLFSIDMILGDNLRYNLNYFVDNGFYISYGFRSRYNHFNSNSKFNQVVNFPNVSRIDLSFTDFTNQLFFQTTFSRKFALGLGLEHKWLKASTETLSSVTNQETIIDKSNYYSGFGYLKLDTYNKKYFATKGVFADLNFKWFLSSSDYNNNFRMFSQAKGTVGFAKTFFERVTFQNTHDAGFTIGNPTATIFDFYLGGYNQNYINNFVTFYGYEFAELSNTSFIKSQFDIRYNFKDKHYLSFIANYARLDDNVFKDIDVFKDIRSGYALGYSYNSFLGPIEIKYSWSPDINQSQFLFNLGFWF from the coding sequence ATGAAATTAAAATGTGTTATTTTTTTACTGCTATTTGCACTCAGCGTATCATCCCAAGAAAAGCAACCAAAAGTAGGATTAGTATTAAGTGGCGGTGGAGCCAAAGGATTTGCTCACGTAGGGGTTTTAAAAGAAATAGACAAAGCTGGGTTGCAAATAGACTATATAGGAGGCACCAGTATGGGCGCAATTATTGGTGCATTATACGCGGTTGGTTACTCTGGAGAACAAATAGAGCAAATAGTTAAGGAAACCGACTTTATGGCTGTTTTAAGAGATGTTTTACCAAGAAACTCTGAAACTTTTTTTGAAAAAGAATATGGAGAAAAAACAGTCATTACCTTTCCTGTTAAAAATGGAAAAATAGGCTTGCCAAAAGGAATTTCTAAAGGGCAAAATGTTCTCAATTTATTATTAGAATTGTTTTATGATATAAATAATCCTCAAGATTTTTCTAAGTTACCAATTCCTTTTTTTTGTATCGCTACGGATGTAGAAAATGGCGCACCTGTAATTCTAGAAAAGGGTTCTTTGCCTTTAGCTTTAAGAGCTAGTGGCTCAATTCCTTCTCTTTTAAACCCAATAGAAATTGATGGTAAATTGTTAATTGATGGTGGGTTGGCAAATAATTTTCCGGTTAGTATTTTAAAGGAAAAAGGAATTGATATTGTAATTGGCGTAGATGTAGAAGGAAAACTCTTTAAAAAAGAAAAAATAAATTCTATTGTTTCTCTTTTAAATCAGGTGGTTAGTTATAAAATGTATCAAAAAACAGACCAAGAAAGGAAAAAAATTGATGTTTATATACAACCAGAAATTTCCAATTATGGAATGGTTGATTTTAATGACAAAGCAAAAATATTAACAATTGGTGAAGAAAAGGCAAAAGAATATAGTGTTATTTTTAGAGAGATAGCTACTAAGCAAGCTAATAAAAAGGAAAAAATTAAACGTGCATTTCATGCCGAAAAATTATTAATTTCAGATATAGAAATAGTTGGTGCAAATAATTATACAAGGGCATATATACTAGGTAAACTAAACTTAAAAGAAGGAGATAGCTTATCTAGGCAAGATATTACAAAGAAAATATATTTATTATCTGCAACCAGAAATTACAATCGAATTACGTATCATTTAGAAGAAAATAAAAAAGGAGGCTACCGCTTAGATTTTAATATAAGAGAATCTAATGAAAGAGCAAATTTAAAGCTGGGTGTACATTATGATGAACTCTATAAAACGAGTGCTATTGCTACTTTTAATAAAAAAAATCTAATTTCTAACAACGATTTATTTTCTATTGATATGATTTTAGGAGATAATTTAAGGTATAATTTAAATTATTTTGTAGATAATGGATTTTATATTAGTTATGGTTTTCGCTCTAGATACAATCATTTTAACAGTAATTCTAAATTTAATCAAGTAGTTAATTTTCCAAATGTAAGTCGCATCGATTTAAGTTTTACAGATTTTACTAATCAACTATTTTTTCAAACTACTTTTAGTAGAAAATTTGCGTTAGGTCTGGGTTTAGAGCACAAATGGTTAAAAGCATCTACAGAAACATTAAGCTCGGTAACTAATCAGGAAACTATTATTGATAAAAGTAATTATTACAGTGGTTTCGGCTACTTAAAATTAGATACCTACAATAAAAAATATTTTGCCACAAAAGGAGTTTTTGCCGACCTTAATTTTAAATGGTTTTTGAGTTCTTCGGATTATAATAATAATTTTAGAATGTTTTCTCAAGCAAAAGGAACTGTAGGCTTTGCAAAGACTTTTTTTGAAAGAGTTACCTTTCAAAACACACATGATGCAGGGTTTACCATTGGCAACCCAACTGCCACAATTTTCGATTTCTATTTGGGTGGTTATAACCAAAATTACATTAATAATTTTGTAACGTTTTATGGGTATGAATTTGCAGAGTTATCCAATACCTCTTTTATAAAATCTCAATTCGACATTCGTTATAATTTCAAAGACAAACACTACTTGTCTTTTATTGCAAATTATGCAAGGTTAGATGACAATGTTTTTAAAGATATAGATGTATTTAAAGATATTAGATCTGGGTACGCGCTTGGGTATAGTTACAATTCTTTTTTAGGTCCTATAGAAATAAAATACAGTTGGTCTCCAGACATTAACCAAAGTCAGTTTTTATTTAACTTAGGTTTTTGGTTTTAA
- a CDS encoding inorganic phosphate transporter has translation MGDPYILMLVALAVLAIVDLVVGVSNDAVNFLNSAIGSKAISVRNIMIIASIGVFFGAITSSGMMEVARKGIFNPNMFMFQDIMFIFMAVMITDILLLDIFNSLGMPTSTTVSIVFELLGAAVCISLLKISANDAHSISDIWNYINHKKALEIINGILLSVVVAFSVGAIVQFFSRLIYSFNFEKRATYINALFGGFAITAITYFIIIKGLKGTPFYKDVKFLIEGNTIAIITGSFVAWSVISQLLIKIFKINILKLIIGIGTFSLAMAFSGNDLVNFVGVPIAAWNSYQAWEISGVAADAFSMGILAKKVPSNVWLLLIAGAIMVITLWTSSKAQNVIKTGIDLSRQGEGHEKFQPNPLSRVVVRTAMALNVGISYIVPKKTLEYVDSKFQKPVISLPKDKTYELPAFDLIRASVNLIVAGILISIATSMKLPLSTTYVTFMVAMGTSLADRAWGRESAVYRVAGVINVIGGWFLTAITAFLAAAVVAFLISFDMVMIPILLVVVTLLIGRNTLIHRNKKKEVKKQEYIERAELITINGVIEESADHIAEVATRVNKLYTNVVNDLSNHDLNKLRKTDKHVNKLNDEIDELKDGVFYFIKSLDETSVQASRFYIMVLGYLQDAAQSISYISRASYKHVNNNHKNLKKGQLKDLKQIDIELSALLTKVSKIFENRTFDNLSDILVEKQELLNNVSDSIEKQVARIRTDETSPKNTTLYFSLLLETKDLISALMNLLNTYEEFHLTTKQVNN, from the coding sequence ATGGGGGATCCTTATATTTTAATGCTTGTAGCATTAGCTGTTTTAGCCATCGTAGATTTGGTTGTTGGTGTTAGTAATGACGCCGTAAACTTTTTAAATTCTGCCATTGGCTCTAAGGCAATTAGCGTAAGAAATATTATGATTATTGCTAGTATTGGTGTGTTTTTTGGAGCCATAACTTCTAGCGGAATGATGGAAGTTGCCAGAAAAGGAATTTTTAATCCGAACATGTTTATGTTTCAAGACATCATGTTTATATTTATGGCAGTAATGATTACAGATATTCTTTTATTAGATATCTTTAACTCTCTAGGAATGCCAACCTCTACAACCGTTTCTATTGTATTCGAACTTTTAGGAGCTGCCGTATGTATTTCTCTTTTAAAAATTTCTGCTAACGATGCGCATTCAATATCAGATATTTGGAACTATATCAATCATAAAAAAGCTCTTGAAATTATTAATGGAATTTTGCTATCTGTAGTTGTAGCTTTTTCTGTTGGTGCCATTGTACAGTTTTTTTCTAGGTTAATTTACTCTTTTAATTTCGAGAAAAGAGCTACCTATATAAATGCCCTTTTTGGTGGTTTTGCTATAACTGCAATTACCTACTTTATTATTATAAAAGGATTAAAAGGAACGCCTTTTTATAAGGATGTTAAATTTTTAATTGAAGGAAATACCATAGCCATTATAACTGGTAGTTTTGTAGCGTGGTCTGTAATTTCTCAATTATTGATTAAAATTTTTAAAATAAATATTTTAAAACTAATTATTGGAATTGGTACATTTTCATTGGCTATGGCCTTTTCTGGAAACGATTTGGTAAACTTTGTTGGAGTACCAATTGCCGCTTGGAACTCTTACCAAGCTTGGGAAATTTCGGGGGTTGCTGCAGATGCTTTTTCAATGGGAATTTTAGCCAAAAAAGTACCGTCTAACGTTTGGTTGCTTTTAATTGCCGGTGCAATTATGGTAATAACACTATGGACTTCTAGCAAAGCGCAAAATGTAATAAAAACTGGTATCGACTTATCTAGACAAGGTGAAGGTCATGAAAAGTTTCAACCCAATCCGCTTTCGAGAGTTGTTGTAAGAACTGCTATGGCTTTAAACGTAGGTATTAGTTATATAGTTCCTAAAAAAACATTAGAATATGTAGATTCTAAATTTCAAAAACCTGTAATTTCTTTACCTAAAGACAAAACTTACGAACTGCCTGCTTTCGACCTAATAAGAGCTTCTGTAAACTTAATAGTAGCTGGTATTTTAATATCTATTGCTACGTCTATGAAATTACCATTATCTACTACTTATGTTACATTTATGGTGGCCATGGGAACCTCTCTTGCCGATAGAGCTTGGGGTAGAGAAAGTGCTGTTTATAGAGTTGCTGGTGTAATTAACGTTATTGGTGGTTGGTTTTTAACAGCAATAACAGCCTTTTTAGCTGCTGCAGTGGTTGCTTTTTTAATTAGTTTTGATATGGTAATGATTCCTATTTTATTGGTTGTCGTAACTTTATTAATTGGAAGAAATACACTTATTCACAGAAACAAGAAAAAAGAAGTTAAAAAACAAGAATATATAGAAAGAGCAGAACTAATTACTATAAATGGTGTTATTGAAGAAAGTGCAGACCATATTGCAGAAGTTGCTACTCGCGTAAACAAACTATACACCAATGTTGTTAATGATTTATCGAATCATGATTTAAACAAATTGCGTAAAACAGACAAGCACGTAAATAAGTTAAATGATGAAATAGATGAATTAAAAGATGGTGTTTTCTACTTTATAAAATCTTTAGATGAAACTTCGGTACAAGCTAGTAGATTTTATATAATGGTTTTAGGATATTTACAAGATGCAGCACAATCTATTAGCTACATCTCTAGAGCAAGCTACAAGCACGTTAATAACAATCATAAAAATCTTAAAAAAGGACAACTCAAAGATTTAAAACAAATAGACATTGAATTATCTGCATTGTTAACTAAAGTTTCTAAAATATTTGAAAACAGAACTTTCGATAACTTGAGTGATATTCTTGTAGAAAAACAAGAGTTATTAAATAATGTTTCTGACTCTATAGAAAAACAAGTTGCCAGAATTAGAACCGATGAAACAAGTCCTAAAAACACAACTTTGTACTTTAGTTTACTATTAGAAACTAAAGATTTAATATCGGCATTAATGAATCTTTTAAATACCTATGAAGAGTTTCATTTAACAACAAAACAAGTAAATAATTAA
- a CDS encoding porin produces the protein MTYHKLHIVVLIPAICLITNIYSQDFKAGKFGKGLFNLKAKDSSWTMKIGMRFQSLATNSWNASNGISNSESSMLIRRSRLKFDGYALTPKLKYKVELGLSDRDLSAASAFTSNSPGYIFDAVVKWNFSKNFVLWFGQTKLPGNRERVISSGDMQMVDRSLLNSRFTIDRDIGFQLRHHFYISEIFLVKEIFSLAQGEGRNITTGNLGGYQYTGRIELFPFGDFAKKGDYKGSDLSFEKHQKLSFAFGYDFNNNAVKNRSNQGSYMTNDVGFFQTNIGTVFIDAMYKYKGFSFMGEYAQRTADDPFAKNSDGTLTGDVVQVGNGLNLQTGYLLTKKIEISARYTNISLDKSITNKGAENQYTLGLSKYISGHKLKIQTDVSYTDIGFKTNQLLWRVQLDIHF, from the coding sequence ATGACATACCACAAACTACATATTGTAGTATTAATACCAGCTATATGCTTAATAACCAATATATATTCTCAAGACTTCAAAGCAGGTAAATTTGGTAAAGGACTGTTCAATTTAAAAGCTAAAGACAGTAGCTGGACAATGAAAATTGGTATGCGTTTTCAATCTTTAGCTACCAATTCTTGGAACGCAAGCAATGGTATTTCAAACTCAGAATCTTCTATGCTTATTAGAAGGTCTCGTTTAAAATTTGATGGATATGCGCTTACTCCAAAATTAAAATATAAAGTAGAACTTGGTTTGTCTGATAGAGATTTATCTGCTGCATCTGCATTTACAAGTAATTCCCCAGGATATATTTTTGATGCAGTTGTAAAATGGAATTTCTCTAAAAACTTTGTTTTGTGGTTCGGACAAACAAAATTACCAGGAAACAGAGAGCGTGTAATTTCTTCTGGAGATATGCAAATGGTAGATCGTTCTTTGTTAAACAGTAGGTTTACAATTGATAGAGATATCGGTTTTCAATTAAGACATCATTTTTATATTTCGGAGATATTTTTAGTAAAAGAAATTTTTTCTCTCGCACAAGGTGAAGGAAGAAATATAACTACAGGAAATCTTGGAGGTTATCAATACACCGGAAGAATTGAGCTTTTTCCGTTTGGAGACTTTGCAAAAAAAGGAGATTATAAAGGAAGTGATTTGTCTTTTGAAAAACACCAAAAATTATCATTTGCTTTCGGATATGACTTTAATAATAATGCTGTAAAAAACAGAAGTAATCAAGGTAGTTATATGACCAACGATGTTGGTTTTTTTCAAACCAATATTGGTACCGTATTTATTGATGCTATGTACAAATACAAAGGGTTCTCTTTTATGGGAGAGTACGCCCAAAGAACCGCAGATGACCCTTTTGCAAAAAACTCTGATGGCACATTAACAGGAGATGTCGTACAAGTCGGTAACGGTTTAAACCTACAAACAGGATACTTGCTTACCAAAAAAATAGAAATCTCTGCCAGATATACCAACATTAGTTTAGACAAAAGTATTACAAATAAAGGTGCAGAAAACCAATATACACTTGGCCTTTCTAAATACATATCTGGTCATAAACTGAAAATTCAAACAGATGTAAGCTATACAGATATTGGGTTTAAAACCAATCAATTATTATGGCGAGTACAATTAGATATTCATTTTTAA
- a CDS encoding TonB-dependent receptor — translation MKKILFTAFIIISHFLVAQEKGVLKGLLTDKETNNDPLPFANVIVKGTTIGTTTDFDGLYTLNVPAGTQIISFSFLGYKTIEKTVVIKAGQTLTLNVVMSAEEGVGLDEIVIKSSVSKEKESALLLEQKKAVIIKESIGSERLSKIGVSNASAATTKISGVTKSEGSGDIYIRGLGDRYLSTTMNGLPIPSDNVANKNIDLSLFSTNVINNIAISKTYNTSGYSDQASGNVDISSKKYTKKEFGVSVSGGYNSNVIGLDSDFRSTLNMNDVTFGYHKKPYLLTDAIKYQGWDPIKVNNDANYSISLNGAYKLEIFKKELTLFATASHSKSFEYQEGEFRTYRANVLDNAFPNLDYDKETALNDSPSVEQFITRINTTGYIRGDFKINDNHKVSYNTLFVNTGTDNLYEQGRDGLGYVFDQQPQERGAFVRDQNYKQTIMFVNQLMGEHKISENNKLSWASGYNFILAEEPNRIRNEGVILNNSQVTYADVSDFSQRKSSQRIEDNEFNGFVLNEYSFGKTKDEFEGKPMKLNVGANFRYKERAFRSQFIGVSTPGFTPGFSDSGFLVPTMDNITNTFSDLSNYSTVANPKLRVIEQLADLYSADMINIAGFANLDFGLNANFSGNLGLRFERNEINVNWNVKNYQGPDGRARVGVLRKVYNSIYPSLNLKYQLNDSNSIRFASSLTQTLPEFKEFAPFQYEEPTGRVIQGNPNIERSKVINLDAKWEFFPSREELISGTLFYKNIKDPINLALSRGSSGNFEYHNTGETATVYGFELESRLNIIENQDEESVLSTNLNLTKMWFTQDLYTNFQYSNITESGLQGASDFITNASISFNSRTDKEFVATLSGNYASDKIFALGSPEDLVNSATLFNGEIIEKGFVTLDFVMSKEISKNLSVKLVGRNLLNPDIQQTQKVTQFENTGSGRIIEVEDQLVQTYKSGSQISLNFSYKF, via the coding sequence ATGAAGAAAATTTTATTTACTGCTTTTATTATTATTAGTCATTTTTTAGTAGCACAAGAAAAGGGAGTTTTAAAAGGTTTACTAACAGATAAAGAAACCAACAACGACCCATTACCATTTGCTAATGTTATAGTTAAAGGTACTACTATTGGTACAACTACAGATTTTGATGGTTTATATACATTAAATGTTCCTGCAGGAACACAAATAATATCTTTTAGTTTTTTAGGATATAAAACAATAGAAAAAACGGTTGTTATAAAAGCAGGGCAAACCCTTACATTAAATGTAGTTATGTCTGCAGAGGAAGGAGTAGGATTGGATGAGATTGTTATAAAGTCTTCTGTAAGTAAAGAGAAAGAATCAGCATTACTTTTAGAACAGAAAAAAGCTGTTATTATAAAGGAAAGTATTGGGTCAGAACGATTATCTAAAATTGGTGTTTCTAATGCATCTGCGGCAACAACAAAAATATCGGGTGTTACCAAAAGTGAAGGTTCTGGAGATATTTATATTAGAGGATTGGGAGATAGATATTTATCTACAACTATGAATGGTTTACCAATACCCTCTGATAATGTTGCAAATAAAAATATAGATTTATCATTGTTCTCAACCAATGTAATCAATAATATTGCTATTTCTAAAACATATAATACTAGTGGTTATTCAGATCAAGCATCAGGAAATGTAGATATATCCTCAAAAAAATACACTAAAAAGGAATTTGGAGTAAGTGTTTCTGGTGGGTATAATTCTAATGTAATAGGTTTAGATTCTGATTTTAGAAGCACACTAAACATGAATGATGTTACTTTTGGGTATCATAAAAAACCTTATTTATTAACCGATGCAATTAAGTATCAAGGTTGGGACCCAATAAAAGTTAATAATGATGCTAATTATAGTATTTCTCTAAATGGTGCTTACAAGCTGGAAATTTTTAAAAAAGAATTGACTTTGTTTGCAACTGCATCTCATAGTAAGTCTTTCGAATATCAAGAAGGAGAGTTTAGAACCTACAGAGCGAATGTATTAGATAATGCGTTCCCTAATTTAGATTATGATAAAGAAACAGCTTTAAATGATTCACCTTCTGTAGAGCAGTTTATTACAAGAATTAATACTACAGGTTATATACGAGGAGATTTTAAGATAAACGACAATCACAAAGTAAGTTATAATACCTTGTTTGTTAATACAGGAACTGATAATTTATATGAACAAGGAAGAGATGGTTTAGGTTATGTATTCGATCAACAACCACAGGAAAGAGGTGCGTTTGTAAGAGATCAAAACTATAAACAAACCATCATGTTTGTAAACCAACTAATGGGCGAACATAAAATTTCTGAAAACAACAAGCTTTCATGGGCTTCCGGGTATAATTTTATTTTAGCAGAAGAACCAAATCGTATAAGGAATGAAGGTGTAATTTTAAATAACTCTCAGGTAACTTATGCAGATGTTTCAGACTTTTCTCAAAGAAAATCTTCTCAAAGAATTGAAGATAACGAATTTAACGGATTTGTCTTAAACGAATACTCTTTTGGAAAAACTAAAGATGAGTTTGAAGGCAAGCCAATGAAATTAAATGTAGGAGCTAATTTTAGATATAAAGAAAGAGCATTTAGATCTCAATTTATTGGAGTTTCTACCCCGGGTTTTACACCAGGCTTTTCAGACTCAGGTTTTTTAGTTCCAACTATGGATAATATTACTAATACATTTTCTGATTTATCAAACTATAGCACTGTTGCAAACCCAAAGTTGAGAGTTATAGAACAATTAGCTGATTTATATTCTGCAGATATGATTAACATTGCTGGATTTGCAAATTTAGACTTTGGATTGAATGCTAATTTTTCTGGAAATTTAGGGTTAAGATTTGAAAGAAACGAAATTAATGTTAATTGGAATGTTAAAAACTATCAAGGCCCAGATGGACGAGCTAGGGTTGGAGTATTACGTAAAGTATACAATTCTATTTACCCAAGTTTAAATTTAAAATATCAGCTTAATGATAGTAATAGTATAAGATTTGCTTCAAGTCTAACACAAACTTTACCTGAGTTTAAAGAGTTTGCCCCTTTTCAGTATGAAGAGCCAACTGGACGTGTAATTCAAGGTAATCCAAACATAGAAAGATCTAAAGTTATAAATTTAGATGCAAAATGGGAATTTTTTCCAAGTAGAGAAGAGTTAATATCAGGGACATTATTTTATAAAAATATTAAAGATCCCATTAACTTAGCTTTGTCAAGAGGATCATCTGGTAACTTCGAGTATCATAATACTGGAGAAACTGCAACTGTTTACGGTTTTGAGCTTGAGAGCAGATTAAATATTATAGAAAACCAAGATGAAGAAAGTGTTTTAAGTACAAACTTGAACTTGACTAAAATGTGGTTTACTCAAGATTTATATACTAATTTTCAATACTCAAACATAACTGAATCAGGTTTACAAGGTGCTTCTGATTTTATCACAAATGCTTCAATAAGTTTTAATAGTAGAACAGATAAAGAGTTTGTAGCTACTTTAAGTGGTAATTACGCATCAGACAAAATATTTGCACTTGGTAGTCCAGAAGATTTAGTTAATAGCGCAACATTATTTAATGGTGAAATTATAGAAAAAGGCTTTGTAACTTTAGATTTTGTTATGAGTAAAGAAATTTCTAAAAACTTATCTGTAAAATTAGTTGGAAGAAATCTATTAAATCCAGATATTCAACAGACGCAAAAAGTTACACAATTCGAAAATACTGGTTCAGGCAGAATTATAGAGGTAGAAGATCAATTAGTACAAACTTATAAAAGTGGTAGCCAGATAAGCTTAAATTTTTCCTATAAATTCTAA
- a CDS encoding cation transporter, which produces MNLKRILFSLVLVCFTIAGCKENIPAKKEAVSLAISGMTCEIGCAKTIASKLSKKEGVFDAQVIFKDSIATIEYDANKTSKKELIAFVEGIAGGNLYKATESSSINTTNSHECTASCEEKCATKNTKKECKEDCKMACCADKKAS; this is translated from the coding sequence ATGAATTTAAAAAGAATACTTTTTTCGCTTGTACTTGTTTGTTTTACTATTGCAGGTTGTAAAGAAAATATCCCTGCAAAAAAAGAAGCCGTTTCTTTGGCAATTTCTGGAATGACTTGTGAAATAGGTTGTGCTAAAACAATAGCGTCTAAACTTTCAAAAAAAGAGGGTGTTTTTGATGCTCAAGTTATTTTTAAAGATAGTATTGCAACCATAGAATATGACGCAAATAAAACTTCTAAAAAAGAATTAATAGCTTTTGTTGAAGGTATTGCCGGCGGCAATTTATACAAAGCTACAGAAAGTAGCTCAATAAATACAACTAATTCTCATGAATGCACTGCTTCTTGTGAAGAAAAATGTGCTACAAAAAACACAAAAAAAGAATGCAAAGAGGATTGTAAAATGGCATGTTGTGCCGATAAAAAAGCTTCTTAA